Proteins from a genomic interval of Paenibacillus sp. FSL H8-0048:
- a CDS encoding peptide ABC transporter substrate-binding protein, whose protein sequence is MRKIWLAALVILLMVLGSVPGSGAAAAAEKQVLRIGMDELPVLLDPASIEGLDRDKTTVINALYEGLVRLDKNGKPVPGIAQSWTMGTDGKTYTFKLRSNAKWSNGKKLTAADFIWAWKKALTPGLKSGNIFRMYYVAGAESYHTGKLKDFAKVGVKAINDNTLQVTLKGKYAYFPTLLAEPEYYPVSQEAKEAASISNGPFQLQARTNTEIKLVMNPHYYDTASIRLSEVDLLSPLGLNSENATAAFVNGQVDWAGGGNTLLDYKYKDTVAASYFLQAPYASTYYYQFNVGQKPFSNINIRKALSLAVDRKALKMAIPAYGFVPSPIFGSRAQYRTEVSDAAYYRENLSKAKELLDKGLGQEGLSELPPFTVLVNEGDDHAALVKRLVKQWNDKLGVTATIKVQSWQTVLANRQSGSFQIARAGWSADYNDPSTFLNYFRSDSADNDSGWSNKRYDEFVKQAEQTFDSTKRIQLYAKAEQLLMSEAVMLPVYNYVADILRNPRIAGVYIDYDGSIAFSRGYWK, encoded by the coding sequence ATGAGAAAAATTTGGTTGGCCGCACTCGTCATTCTGCTAATGGTGCTGGGGAGTGTGCCAGGCAGCGGTGCAGCCGCGGCGGCAGAGAAGCAGGTGCTGCGCATTGGTATGGATGAATTGCCGGTCCTGCTGGACCCGGCCAGTATTGAGGGCCTAGACCGGGACAAGACAACCGTCATAAATGCACTCTACGAGGGTCTGGTCCGGCTGGACAAGAACGGCAAGCCCGTTCCCGGGATAGCCCAGTCCTGGACAATGGGAACGGACGGCAAGACTTACACCTTCAAGCTGCGTTCGAATGCCAAATGGAGCAATGGCAAGAAGCTGACGGCTGCCGACTTTATATGGGCCTGGAAGAAGGCGCTCACACCGGGGCTGAAGTCCGGGAATATATTCAGAATGTACTATGTAGCCGGGGCAGAGAGCTATCATACCGGCAAGCTGAAGGATTTTGCCAAGGTTGGGGTAAAAGCCATCAACGACAATACCCTCCAGGTTACACTCAAGGGCAAATATGCTTATTTCCCTACACTCCTGGCAGAGCCGGAATATTATCCGGTATCGCAGGAGGCAAAGGAAGCGGCAAGCATCTCGAATGGACCTTTTCAACTGCAAGCACGGACCAATACAGAGATTAAGCTGGTTATGAATCCTCATTACTACGACACTGCGTCCATCCGTCTGAGCGAGGTTGATCTGCTGTCTCCCCTGGGACTGAATTCGGAGAATGCGACAGCGGCCTTCGTCAACGGACAGGTGGATTGGGCGGGCGGCGGCAATACCCTGCTGGATTATAAATACAAGGATACAGTAGCAGCCAGTTACTTCTTGCAAGCCCCTTATGCCTCCACCTACTATTATCAGTTCAATGTGGGGCAGAAGCCCTTCAGCAACATCAATATCCGCAAGGCGCTATCCCTGGCCGTGGACCGGAAAGCTTTGAAAATGGCCATACCCGCTTACGGATTCGTACCCTCGCCTATCTTCGGCTCCAGAGCACAGTATCGTACAGAGGTTAGCGATGCAGCCTACTATAGGGAGAATCTGAGCAAAGCCAAGGAGCTGCTGGACAAAGGACTGGGGCAAGAGGGGCTGAGTGAGCTGCCGCCATTCACGGTCCTTGTCAATGAGGGGGACGACCATGCTGCGTTGGTGAAAAGGCTCGTCAAGCAATGGAATGATAAGCTCGGCGTAACCGCCACCATTAAGGTGCAGAGCTGGCAGACTGTCCTGGCCAACCGGCAAAGCGGCAGCTTCCAGATAGCCCGCGCTGGCTGGTCCGCAGATTACAACGATCCTTCCACGTTCCTGAATTACTTCCGTTCGGACAGCGCCGACAACGACTCCGGCTGGTCGAATAAGCGGTATGATGAATTCGTTAAGCAGGCTGAGCAGACCTTCGACTCCACGAAGCGGATTCAGCTCTACGCCAAGGCAGAGCAGCTGCTGATGAGCGAAGCGGTCATGCTTCCGGTGTATAACTATGTAGCCGATATTCTCCGCAATCCCCGGATTGCCGGTGTGTACATCGATTATGACGGCTCCATTGCCTTCAGCCGGGGATATTGGAAGTAA
- a CDS encoding FMN-dependent NADH-azoreductase has translation MAKVLYITAHPHDETQSYSMAVGNSFIEAYKQAHPQDEVVTVDLYKEHIPHIDADIFSGWGKLRSGTDFSELSTEEQAKVTRLAELSDQFIQADKYVFVTPFWNFSYPPVMKAYIDAVSVAGKSFQYTEQGPVGLLTDKKALHIQARGGFYSESPTAELEMGHRHLEIIMNFFGVPSFEGLFVEGHNQVPAEAQEIKEAAIRRAQDLAQTF, from the coding sequence ATGGCAAAAGTATTATACATCACCGCTCACCCGCATGATGAAACACAGTCCTACAGCATGGCTGTCGGCAACTCGTTCATTGAAGCCTACAAGCAAGCACATCCGCAGGACGAAGTCGTGACTGTAGATTTGTATAAAGAGCATATTCCTCATATCGATGCAGACATATTCAGCGGATGGGGAAAACTCCGTTCAGGCACAGATTTCAGCGAATTGTCCACTGAGGAGCAGGCTAAGGTTACACGCCTCGCTGAATTGTCGGATCAATTTATCCAGGCTGATAAATATGTATTTGTAACGCCTTTCTGGAACTTCTCTTACCCGCCTGTCATGAAAGCTTATATTGATGCAGTTTCGGTGGCCGGGAAATCATTCCAATATACGGAACAAGGGCCTGTAGGGCTGTTGACTGACAAAAAAGCACTACACATCCAGGCACGCGGCGGGTTCTACTCTGAATCTCCAACAGCAGAGCTTGAAATGGGCCACCGCCATCTTGAAATCATAATGAATTTCTTCGGCGTTCCTTCCTTCGAAGGCTTGTTCGTTGAAGGTCATAATCAAGTTCCGGCTGAGGCGCAGGAGATTAAAGAAGCTGCCATCCGCCGTGCCCAAGATCTTGCCCAAACCTTCTAA
- a CDS encoding LysR family transcriptional regulator, whose amino-acid sequence MNISQLQYLMSAASLGSFTKAASVHHLTVPTISQSIKQLEDEMDTVIFHRTKKGVVPTKEGVLILQHAAAILKNIESMYTELSGLKEEHVESITISTIPGLVHQVVQATLELMVKSPFLKVQMIEGDTESVMKHVQEGEANMGILSYSHAQRNAVFEWLPLAEGTAVLIVNTASPLRYYTTITPEDLKNEVFVLYKDEHIGKIAGYLMSAHASNRIALVTNNTDALCQMVVKANAITIAPDFIVNALSSVYREHLVTIPLQQLTLDQAILGRITLAGEPVPARVKEFTAKLIGYVDPGSPAP is encoded by the coding sequence ATGAACATTTCACAGCTACAATATTTGATGTCTGCAGCAAGTCTGGGCTCATTCACTAAGGCAGCAAGCGTGCATCACCTGACAGTACCGACCATTAGCCAATCCATTAAGCAGCTTGAGGATGAGATGGATACCGTTATTTTTCACCGTACCAAAAAAGGAGTTGTCCCCACCAAAGAAGGTGTGCTCATCCTGCAGCATGCGGCAGCTATCCTTAAAAATATTGAATCGATGTACACTGAATTATCCGGCCTTAAAGAAGAACATGTAGAGAGCATCACCATATCAACCATTCCCGGCCTCGTTCACCAGGTGGTTCAGGCCACGCTGGAGCTGATGGTCAAATCCCCGTTTCTGAAGGTGCAGATGATCGAAGGGGATACTGAAAGCGTCATGAAGCATGTGCAGGAGGGGGAGGCGAATATGGGGATACTCTCATACAGCCATGCCCAGCGGAATGCTGTTTTTGAATGGCTGCCACTTGCAGAAGGTACTGCTGTACTAATCGTGAATACCGCTTCTCCCTTGCGCTACTATACAACCATCACCCCGGAGGATTTGAAGAATGAAGTGTTTGTACTCTATAAGGATGAGCATATCGGAAAAATTGCCGGCTATCTGATGTCTGCACATGCGTCGAACCGCATTGCGCTGGTGACCAACAATACGGATGCCTTATGCCAAATGGTTGTCAAAGCCAACGCGATTACCATCGCCCCGGACTTTATAGTGAATGCACTATCCTCAGTTTACCGCGAACACCTGGTTACTATTCCGTTACAGCAGCTTACGCTGGATCAGGCCATTCTGGGAAGAATTACTCTGGCCGGGGAACCGGTTCCAGCGAGGGTTAAAGAATTCACAGCTAAGCTAATAGGTTATGTGGACCCTGGTTCGCCTGCCCCTTAA
- a CDS encoding alpha/beta hydrolase, whose amino-acid sequence MRSIRSFLVERLLFLNKKKINAREYMEQRRAINSLPYVLPVKLQSKYKIFQDHRFPVDTYVLKSASQADAKQILFIHGGGYIEQPLVWHWHFVHKLTQHLNSTVYVPVYPKAPNYQVMDAVQSVLSVYKHLLENGKPENIVIMGDSAGGGLSLAFAQYLSEAGLPQPGNIILLSPWLDITLSNPEIAMMLDKEPMLDWETLVEAGKRYAGDLPGTHYLVSPIYGKLTNLGTLTLFIGTHEFFLPDARKFRELASRNSVNIHYYEYPKMNHVFPVFPIPEAKKALKQIIDIIQR is encoded by the coding sequence ATGCGCAGTATACGAAGCTTCTTGGTAGAACGGCTGCTGTTCCTGAATAAAAAGAAAATCAATGCCCGCGAGTATATGGAGCAGCGCAGAGCGATAAACAGTCTTCCCTATGTATTGCCTGTGAAGCTCCAGTCCAAATATAAGATCTTTCAGGACCACCGCTTTCCGGTAGACACCTATGTCCTGAAATCCGCTTCCCAGGCGGACGCCAAGCAGATTCTCTTTATCCATGGCGGAGGGTATATAGAGCAGCCCTTGGTGTGGCACTGGCATTTTGTGCACAAGCTCACTCAGCATTTAAATAGTACAGTCTATGTGCCCGTATACCCGAAGGCTCCGAACTATCAGGTGATGGATGCGGTCCAGAGTGTTCTGAGTGTCTATAAGCATCTGCTGGAGAACGGGAAGCCTGAGAATATCGTGATTATGGGCGATTCAGCCGGCGGCGGGCTGTCCCTGGCCTTCGCTCAGTATCTGTCCGAAGCAGGCTTGCCGCAGCCGGGTAACATCATTCTGTTGTCTCCATGGCTTGACATTACCTTAAGCAACCCTGAAATCGCAATGATGCTGGATAAAGAACCGATGCTTGACTGGGAAACGTTAGTGGAAGCGGGGAAAAGATACGCAGGGGATCTTCCGGGGACGCACTATCTGGTTAGTCCGATCTATGGAAAACTTACGAATCTGGGAACCCTTACGCTGTTCATCGGAACCCATGAATTCTTCCTGCCGGATGCCCGGAAATTCAGAGAGCTCGCCTCCCGGAATTCCGTGAACATCCATTATTATGAGTATCCAAAGATGAATCATGTGTTTCCAGTGTTCCCTATTCCTGAAGCCAAGAAGGCCTTGAAGCAAATCATCGACATCATCCAAAGATGA
- a CDS encoding ABC transporter permease: MKIPAGRKFTRILGAEWVKLVTLPAVWLILAGTFVAQCVVTAAYTSVALQEGAGTYTILNAGLASLRYLQAGFMMLGITATASEYTGGQIRTTLTAIPWRGLQLSVKHLALAMIAVPAAFLMAESGVMYSLTMLRDTSADIDPYLMAASLAGATGYLTLTALLGAAAGAILRNTAPALVILLGYYFIVSPLAGAYLPDYLPDAAGYHMYAPPSADPHNTLTRVQGTGISILWTILFLTAAIMLHRKREA, encoded by the coding sequence ATGAAAATCCCGGCTGGAAGGAAGTTCACAAGAATCCTTGGTGCAGAATGGGTGAAGTTAGTGACCCTGCCTGCGGTATGGCTCATTCTGGCAGGGACATTCGTCGCTCAGTGCGTAGTGACTGCGGCTTATACTTCTGTGGCTCTGCAGGAGGGAGCAGGAACGTATACAATCCTGAATGCAGGACTGGCCTCGCTGCGGTATCTCCAAGCTGGCTTCATGATGCTTGGAATCACAGCCACAGCTTCAGAGTATACAGGAGGACAGATAAGGACAACGCTCACTGCAATCCCCTGGCGCGGGCTGCAATTGTCCGTGAAGCATCTGGCATTGGCTATGATCGCGGTGCCTGCGGCGTTTCTTATGGCCGAATCTGGTGTAATGTATTCCTTAACGATGCTCAGAGACACTTCCGCAGACATTGACCCATACCTGATGGCCGCTAGCCTGGCAGGGGCCACAGGCTATTTAACCTTAACCGCGCTGCTGGGTGCAGCGGCAGGCGCTATTTTGAGAAACACCGCTCCCGCCCTGGTCATCTTACTTGGTTATTATTTCATTGTCAGTCCATTGGCCGGAGCTTATCTGCCCGACTATCTTCCAGATGCCGCAGGTTATCACATGTATGCGCCGCCTTCCGCTGATCCCCATAATACTCTTACACGTGTGCAAGGAACAGGAATATCCATATTATGGACAATATTGTTCCTAACAGCAGCGATAATGTTGCACCGTAAGCGGGAAGCTTAG
- a CDS encoding ABC transporter permease — protein MRAVHAEWSKLFSLPGIWLAFLIGVLGPAAFTALDCIAEKEDILAGISNRLPELGYLGLGFGVQGVILLGVLAVSSEYAAESSGAGHGQQINTSLTAVSSRLQVLLAKAAAVSVVTLLMCIMAIAAIVPVTRLILGEFAPAMEWTRLAGAIGYWIFTALIAFSFTVLTKNGMIPLTVLIINSSLVSFSVLLAKVTKLAYYLPDRAGIDMFMSMSDAYHTPLAGGLVMLAWAASLLAIAAIVFRRRDVGV, from the coding sequence ATGAGGGCCGTTCATGCGGAATGGTCCAAGCTGTTCTCCCTGCCGGGCATATGGCTGGCCTTCCTAATAGGAGTATTGGGACCTGCGGCATTTACCGCTTTGGACTGTATCGCTGAGAAGGAGGATATTCTGGCTGGTATTAGCAACCGGCTGCCGGAATTAGGGTATCTTGGCTTAGGCTTCGGGGTACAGGGCGTCATTCTTCTGGGGGTGCTGGCGGTCAGCAGTGAGTATGCGGCAGAGAGCAGCGGGGCCGGACACGGGCAGCAGATCAACACAAGCTTAACGGCGGTATCCTCCCGGCTTCAAGTGCTCTTGGCAAAAGCAGCAGCGGTGAGCGTAGTCACCCTTCTGATGTGCATCATGGCTATAGCGGCTATTGTGCCGGTAACACGCCTGATTCTCGGAGAATTCGCCCCGGCCATGGAGTGGACGAGACTGGCCGGAGCCATCGGTTACTGGATATTTACTGCGCTGATCGCCTTCAGCTTCACCGTTCTGACGAAGAACGGCATGATCCCGCTTACAGTGCTTATAATCAATTCATCGCTGGTATCCTTCAGTGTCCTGCTCGCTAAGGTGACGAAGCTGGCCTATTACTTACCGGACAGGGCCGGCATTGATATGTTCATGTCTATGAGCGACGCCTATCACACCCCGCTCGCAGGCGGTCTGGTTATGCTGGCCTGGGCAGCTAGCCTTCTGGCCATCGCAGCGATTGTCTTCCGCAGAAGGGATGTTGGGGTATGA
- a CDS encoding ABC transporter ATP-binding protein codes for MITINNLVKRRGKEEILSGITFEARPGRVTGFLGPNGAGKSSTLRILLGLDHATSGSALIHGKPFAELQHPLRTVGAALDGSGAHPMRSGRAHLRWIACAAGLPRSRVEEVLDIVGLTKAAGTRVTRYSLGMGRRLGIAAALLADPEILILDEPVNGLDPEGIRWIRTFLRQRAEAGNTVLLSSHLMGELAETVDDVVIIKQGRIVADGTLGEVTGSHSTLEQAFFALTSGQGGELR; via the coding sequence TTGATTACTATCAATAACTTAGTCAAACGCCGCGGCAAGGAGGAGATTCTATCCGGGATCACCTTCGAAGCGAGACCCGGAAGAGTCACAGGATTCCTCGGGCCGAACGGGGCCGGCAAAAGCTCTACACTCCGCATTCTGCTCGGACTGGATCATGCCACCTCCGGCAGCGCCTTGATTCATGGCAAGCCCTTTGCTGAATTACAGCATCCGCTGCGAACCGTAGGTGCTGCACTGGACGGATCTGGAGCCCATCCGATGCGGAGCGGACGCGCACACCTGCGCTGGATCGCTTGCGCTGCCGGTCTGCCCCGGTCACGTGTCGAAGAGGTGCTGGATATTGTAGGTCTTACCAAGGCGGCAGGCACTAGAGTGACGCGATATTCTCTCGGCATGGGGAGAAGACTGGGGATCGCTGCAGCGTTGCTTGCAGACCCGGAGATTCTGATCCTGGATGAACCCGTGAACGGGCTCGACCCGGAAGGCATCCGCTGGATCCGGACCTTTCTGCGGCAACGTGCAGAGGCCGGGAATACGGTGCTGCTCTCCAGTCATCTTATGGGCGAGCTGGCTGAGACAGTAGACGATGTGGTGATCATTAAGCAGGGGAGAATCGTTGCGGACGGCACACTTGGCGAGGTGACCGGCAGCCACTCCACGCTGGAGCAGGCCTTCTTCGCCCTGACCTCGGGACAAGGTGGTGAGCTGCGATGA
- a CDS encoding HAMP domain-containing sensor histidine kinase → MKQPRSLFRHFLKLHFLFILLPPLTLMVFSSFFGTSGPEARFNTLNLFYITVLIFTGIILAFIVLSWLFFWKLRKRLTRLQDAMSATPAATDSWPEPVLIQKDRMDEIDQLGGSFNRMIQQLEDSRRREQEEAALRQRLIANMSHDLRTPLTIMRGHVTRLNKEPMSAEAQSSLAEINQTITRTGELMDDLLSYTLLTSGKYPFEPATTDMGRLVRASVAAWYPVFEEHGIQVDVDLPTEESFHWTADPKWMTRVLDNLFQNIIRHAADGKYAYIAVDVQEERILVADRGLGMDHSAYGGGAGIGLSTVHYMLNTMSLKAEFNSSGQGTRVVIGKM, encoded by the coding sequence ATGAAGCAGCCCCGCTCCTTATTCCGGCATTTTTTGAAGCTGCACTTTCTGTTCATCCTTCTTCCGCCCCTCACGCTGATGGTCTTCTCATCATTCTTTGGAACTTCCGGGCCAGAGGCAAGGTTCAATACGCTGAATCTGTTTTACATTACAGTCCTTATATTCACTGGCATTATTTTGGCGTTCATTGTTCTATCCTGGCTGTTCTTCTGGAAACTCCGCAAACGTCTGACCCGGTTACAGGATGCTATGTCCGCTACTCCCGCTGCTACCGATTCGTGGCCTGAGCCTGTCCTGATTCAAAAGGACCGCATGGATGAAATAGACCAGTTAGGCGGTTCCTTCAACCGGATGATTCAGCAGCTGGAAGACAGCCGCAGGCGGGAGCAGGAAGAGGCAGCGCTGCGGCAACGGCTTATTGCCAACATGTCCCACGACCTGCGGACACCTCTGACCATCATGCGGGGACATGTCACCCGGCTGAACAAAGAACCTATGAGTGCTGAAGCTCAGAGCTCCTTAGCCGAGATCAACCAGACCATTACCCGGACCGGAGAACTGATGGATGATTTGCTCTCGTATACCTTGCTTACCTCAGGAAAATACCCCTTCGAGCCTGCAACCACAGACATGGGGCGCCTGGTAAGAGCCTCGGTTGCTGCATGGTATCCGGTTTTTGAAGAACATGGCATTCAGGTCGATGTTGATCTGCCCACAGAAGAGAGCTTCCACTGGACGGCAGATCCCAAATGGATGACCCGGGTGCTGGATAATCTGTTTCAGAATATCATCCGCCATGCAGCGGACGGAAAATATGCTTATATCGCTGTCGATGTGCAGGAGGAAAGGATTCTTGTCGCTGACAGAGGCTTAGGCATGGATCATTCCGCATACGGTGGCGGGGCGGGAATAGGGCTGTCGACCGTACATTATATGCTGAATACAATGAGCCTGAAGGCTGAATTCAACTCCAGCGGGCAGGGGACAAGGGTAGTCATTGGGAAAATGTAA
- a CDS encoding response regulator transcription factor, which yields MRTSILYIEDNERIGTWVKEELEQRGYTVQWLLSGEGAEAEAAQHDVVILDIMLPGLDGFTIGKRLKKAAPAVPVLLLTARTSVDDKVEGLQFADDYVTKPFHTDELVARLEVLIRRSGGVSSDLITLGTHIEVDMKLQTLYDKRTGEEIILTGKQHQILMYFLRHPNQVLPKEQLYEAVWEEAYIPGDKTLLVHLHRLRQKLERDPETPEIIETLKGIGYRVKR from the coding sequence TTGAGAACTAGCATACTTTATATTGAAGATAATGAGCGAATCGGCACCTGGGTCAAAGAGGAGCTGGAGCAGCGGGGATATACGGTACAATGGCTGCTGTCCGGTGAGGGAGCCGAGGCTGAGGCCGCGCAGCATGATGTCGTTATTCTGGATATCATGCTGCCGGGCTTAGATGGATTCACTATAGGCAAAAGGCTGAAAAAGGCGGCACCCGCCGTTCCGGTGCTGCTGTTGACCGCCCGGACCTCTGTCGACGATAAGGTGGAGGGACTGCAATTCGCGGATGACTATGTGACTAAGCCTTTCCATACCGATGAATTGGTGGCCAGGCTGGAGGTATTGATCCGCCGCAGCGGAGGAGTCTCCTCAGATCTTATTACACTGGGTACTCATATTGAAGTGGATATGAAGCTCCAGACTCTGTATGACAAGCGCACAGGAGAAGAGATCATATTGACAGGGAAGCAGCATCAGATACTGATGTATTTCCTGCGGCATCCGAATCAGGTTCTGCCGAAGGAACAGCTCTATGAAGCTGTCTGGGAGGAAGCTTATATTCCTGGCGACAAGACTTTGCTGGTACATCTCCACCGGCTGCGGCAGAAGCTGGAGCGTGACCCGGAGACCCCGGAGATTATTGAGACGCTGAAGGGAATCGGCTACCGGGTGAAGCGATGA
- a CDS encoding aspartyl-phosphate phosphatase Spo0E family protein, which yields MVNRNMLVQVRIERARSRLHILAEKHHDLQHPAVLKQSMVLDELINQYNMKGEQQRLIESRKSLEN from the coding sequence ATGGTGAACAGAAACATGCTCGTGCAGGTCCGTATTGAACGTGCCCGGAGCCGGCTTCACATTCTGGCGGAGAAACATCATGATCTTCAGCATCCTGCGGTCCTTAAGCAATCCATGGTATTGGATGAATTGATTAACCAGTATAATATGAAGGGAGAGCAGCAGAGATTAATAGAGAGCAGGAAATCACTTGAGAACTAG
- a CDS encoding helix-turn-helix transcriptional regulator, with translation MGSVNSIREDLLAYMNSNHMIHSHFAELSGLNSGTLSRILKGKHPISMAQLAAITAGMELPEDYFFEEYIEECFSFVVSMRRIRPFIFRCAELDRLDCIEQIVNRLLEDLSYASLLFEFAEQFYADNKRSAARILYQGVSEAEKYQHSEQLALCQYRIFQIELEEQQDLEEKLRAATQFELYVSRLDAADQLDAMKQLMHIYGLVHKWKRVDELAKEMHRVASVQYELEGRRSDIIEEGLKRPERPFYYYILYAYLARATASEASGDYGRALSFVDLYANAERWVQESDEQSRQITAQFTEWAVANTYLYRLMSGELDVIHEYVNYIALQENEIFVALRYIVQAANVFKLNIDSILERFAPYIPYESGKTDCGDYKQAILQESYAQFLIELAIYHFNQKKDTESALSILLTGLEISITMNSSRNMIACMTLFEEYRDFADQELQGRFKNLSSEVYQLNAKKDLILLDAL, from the coding sequence TTGGGATCGGTAAATTCTATCCGGGAAGACCTGCTCGCGTATATGAACAGCAATCATATGATACATTCCCATTTTGCGGAGTTATCGGGTCTCAATTCAGGTACGCTCAGCCGGATCTTAAAAGGTAAACATCCAATCTCCATGGCACAGCTGGCTGCGATTACTGCTGGAATGGAGCTGCCGGAGGACTATTTTTTTGAAGAATACATTGAGGAATGCTTTTCCTTTGTAGTCTCTATGCGGCGTATACGCCCTTTTATTTTCCGGTGTGCAGAACTAGATCGTTTGGATTGTATTGAACAGATTGTGAACCGTTTGCTGGAGGATTTATCTTATGCCTCTTTACTGTTTGAATTCGCTGAGCAATTTTATGCGGACAATAAACGCAGTGCTGCAAGGATATTGTATCAGGGTGTGAGCGAAGCCGAAAAGTATCAGCATTCCGAACAGTTAGCATTATGCCAGTACCGTATATTTCAGATTGAATTAGAAGAACAACAGGATCTGGAGGAGAAGTTACGTGCAGCCACTCAATTTGAGTTATATGTAAGCCGCCTAGATGCAGCCGATCAGCTCGATGCAATGAAACAGCTAATGCATATATATGGTCTGGTACACAAGTGGAAAAGAGTGGATGAACTCGCTAAGGAAATGCACCGGGTAGCATCTGTTCAATATGAGCTGGAAGGCCGCCGGTCTGACATCATAGAAGAAGGGTTGAAGCGTCCTGAGCGTCCCTTCTACTATTATATCCTGTATGCATATTTAGCCAGAGCTACAGCCAGCGAAGCGAGCGGCGATTACGGGCGGGCCTTATCCTTTGTAGATCTGTATGCAAATGCCGAACGCTGGGTACAGGAGAGCGATGAACAATCCAGGCAGATCACTGCACAATTTACAGAATGGGCTGTTGCTAACACCTATCTATACCGGTTAATGTCCGGAGAATTGGATGTAATCCATGAGTACGTCAATTATATAGCGCTTCAAGAGAATGAAATATTTGTAGCATTGCGTTATATCGTTCAAGCGGCGAATGTATTTAAGCTTAATATTGACAGCATCTTAGAGCGGTTCGCGCCATACATACCCTATGAATCGGGCAAGACAGATTGTGGCGATTACAAGCAGGCCATTCTGCAAGAGAGCTATGCGCAATTCCTCATAGAGCTGGCAATCTATCATTTCAATCAGAAAAAGGATACTGAGAGCGCATTAAGTATTCTACTAACAGGTTTGGAAATATCAATTACCATGAATAGCAGTCGAAATATGATTGCTTGTATGACACTTTTTGAGGAATATAGGGATTTCGCAGATCAGGAACTGCAGGGAAGATTCAAAAATCTATCAAGTGAGGTGTATCAGCTCAATGCGAAAAAAGATCTTATTCTTCTTGACGCTCTGTAG
- a CDS encoding helix-turn-helix transcriptional regulator has translation MRIKDARKAAGYTQESIVHQINDTMKCTLRNYQNIEYGVVLPNVTLALLISHLLGVDPREVDEWKYSNQRADAQKNGN, from the coding sequence TTGAGGATAAAGGATGCACGGAAAGCCGCAGGGTATACCCAAGAATCCATCGTACATCAGATCAATGACACCATGAAATGCACCTTGCGTAACTACCAGAATATTGAGTACGGTGTGGTCCTCCCGAACGTTACATTGGCGCTTCTAATCAGTCACTTGCTTGGCGTTGATCCCCGTGAAGTAGATGAATGGAAATACTCAAATCAACGTGCAGATGCGCAAAAAAATGGCAATTGA
- a CDS encoding (S)-benzoin forming benzil reductase — MKHIIITGTSRGIGESLANQFIDPSHHLICISRTVNQGLMARAKELDCHMDYFNYDLTNIGGLDQLCEEIFQRIAVHSSGEAVYLINNAAMLIPVCPIDQLVTEQIVENLHLNLLAPMVITSNFLQLTKHMNVDKRILNISSASAKYILPSQSAYSTAKAGLDTFTKCIDIEQKLAAYPAKAAAVYPGMIDTSLQSDIRSVPAELFPYVNEFIQLSEEGKLHSPEYTASKLIEILVSEDFGKTAIVETID; from the coding sequence TTGAAACATATTATTATTACAGGTACCTCCAGAGGAATCGGTGAATCCCTAGCTAATCAATTCATCGACCCGTCCCACCATCTGATATGCATATCCAGAACGGTTAACCAAGGACTCATGGCACGTGCGAAGGAACTGGATTGTCACATGGATTATTTCAATTATGATTTAACGAATATTGGTGGTCTCGATCAGCTTTGTGAAGAGATTTTTCAACGAATTGCTGTTCATTCCAGCGGCGAAGCCGTCTATCTGATCAATAATGCCGCCATGTTGATTCCTGTGTGCCCGATTGATCAGTTAGTGACGGAGCAAATCGTAGAGAACCTCCATTTGAATCTGTTAGCACCGATGGTGATTACCTCCAACTTTTTACAGCTTACCAAGCATATGAATGTGGATAAAAGAATCCTGAATATATCCTCAGCTTCTGCAAAGTACATACTGCCTTCACAAAGCGCCTACAGTACTGCGAAAGCTGGTTTAGACACTTTTACCAAATGTATAGACATCGAACAAAAGCTGGCTGCCTATCCGGCAAAAGCAGCAGCAGTGTATCCAGGCATGATCGATACAAGCTTGCAATCAGATATACGATCCGTTCCCGCTGAGCTGTTCCCCTATGTTAATGAATTCATTCAGCTATCTGAGGAAGGCAAGCTGCACTCCCCGGAATACACAGCATCTAAATTAATTGAGATTCTTGTAAGTGAAGATTTCGGAAAGACTGCAATTGTCGAAACCATTGATTAA